Proteins from one Oryzomonas sagensis genomic window:
- the thrC gene encoding threonine synthase: MRYLSTRGGIQPIPFKDAVMMGLATDGGLLLPESYPRITPEQLNAWRRLSYPEVAFEIISRFVDDIPPADLKGVIDRSYATFTHPEVTPVVRENGVYILELFHGLTLAFKDVALQFLGNMFEYILAERGQNLNIVGATSGDTGSAAIHGVRGKKGINIFILHPHGKTSPVQALQMTTVTDANVHNIAIRGTFDDCQDMVKALFNDLEFKEKYALGAVNSINWARVLAQVVYYVYAWLRVTEAGEAPVSFSVPTGNFGDIFAGYVAKRMGLPIEKLLLATNENNILTRFVNQGDYSLAGVVSTLSPSMDIQVASNFERYLFHLFGEDPVRVRAAFAELKAEGRITFSSEEMAQVRRDFCSASVDQEQTLDTIGSFYKETGYLLDPHTAVGVRAALEQLPGDSLRVCLATAHPAKFGEAVEKATGTPAPVPPAIAALEGLPTRCKVMDADLAAVREFIVATIG, from the coding sequence ATGCGTTACCTCAGTACACGCGGCGGCATTCAGCCCATCCCCTTCAAGGATGCCGTCATGATGGGACTGGCCACCGATGGCGGTCTGCTCCTGCCCGAATCCTATCCCCGGATTACACCGGAGCAGCTCAACGCCTGGCGGCGGCTCTCCTACCCGGAGGTGGCCTTCGAGATCATCTCCCGCTTTGTGGACGATATCCCTCCCGCCGACCTGAAGGGGGTGATCGACCGCTCCTACGCGACCTTTACCCACCCTGAGGTGACCCCGGTGGTCAGGGAAAACGGGGTCTACATCCTTGAGCTGTTCCACGGTCTGACCCTGGCCTTCAAGGACGTTGCCCTGCAGTTCCTGGGTAATATGTTCGAATATATCCTGGCCGAACGGGGGCAAAACCTGAATATCGTCGGTGCAACCTCGGGCGATACCGGCAGCGCCGCCATTCACGGGGTGCGCGGCAAGAAGGGGATCAACATCTTCATTCTGCATCCCCACGGCAAGACCTCGCCGGTGCAGGCCCTGCAGATGACTACCGTCACCGATGCCAATGTCCACAACATCGCCATCCGCGGTACCTTTGACGACTGTCAGGACATGGTCAAGGCGCTCTTCAACGACCTGGAGTTTAAGGAAAAGTATGCTCTCGGCGCGGTGAATTCCATCAATTGGGCGCGGGTGCTGGCCCAGGTGGTCTACTATGTCTATGCATGGCTGCGGGTAACGGAGGCCGGAGAGGCGCCGGTCTCGTTCTCCGTTCCCACCGGCAATTTCGGCGATATCTTTGCCGGCTACGTGGCCAAGCGTATGGGGCTGCCCATTGAAAAACTCCTGTTGGCCACCAACGAGAACAACATCCTGACCCGCTTCGTCAACCAGGGCGATTACTCCCTGGCCGGCGTGGTCTCCACCCTGTCCCCTTCCATGGATATCCAGGTGGCCTCCAACTTCGAACGCTACCTGTTCCATCTTTTTGGTGAAGATCCGGTCCGGGTGCGGGCTGCCTTTGCCGAACTGAAGGCAGAGGGGCGGATCACCTTCAGCAGCGAAGAGATGGCCCAGGTGCGCCGCGATTTCTGCTCGGCCTCGGTGGATCAGGAACAGACCCTGGATACCATCGGCAGTTTTTACAAGGAAACCGGCTATCTGCTCGACCCCCATACCGCGGTCGGGGTGCGCGCCGCTCTGGAACAGTTGCCCGGCGACTCTCTTCGCGTCTGCCTGGCCACGGCACATCCGGCCAAGTTCGGCGAGGCGGTGGAAAAGGCCACCGGCACACCGGCCCCGGTCCCGCCCGCCATCGCCGCTTTGGAGGGGCTGCCGACCCGTTGCAAGGTGATGGATGCCGACCTGGCTGCTGTCCGTGAATTCATTGTGGCCACTATTGGGTAG
- a CDS encoding restriction endonuclease, protein MTTIVFNQTVHPINFSDLSGNEFERLVFATLLRMYAWHTLDWYGQTGGDKGRDIIGTRDDEYGNKVTVVVACANWKNFAVAKGNSDIDKIVKGLPEPPHEVIIIAGNDVSGATKEKCRKHAEAKGVSVTTVWSGSEFEERLRFHAASVLERFFKGETLPDESKALQTSVLQLDPSTEREAGELVALLFKRPAFSTPIFSESSLPAFHQAISDTIGALNTGIWRDREGAMIYRIPSRQSFPSTSVRESLGNCVDALNLLRISFDDGIRTGKIHPCGCDKADCPTFMIEHRYCEILERHRAEALQFANKAFTELGVDQV, encoded by the coding sequence ATGACTACGATCGTTTTCAACCAGACAGTACATCCAATTAACTTTTCCGATCTTTCAGGTAATGAATTTGAACGTCTTGTGTTTGCAACACTTCTGAGAATGTACGCTTGGCACACTCTCGATTGGTATGGTCAGACGGGGGGTGATAAGGGGCGTGATATAATTGGGACTCGTGATGACGAGTATGGCAATAAGGTAACAGTTGTCGTCGCCTGTGCAAATTGGAAGAACTTTGCTGTCGCAAAAGGAAATTCTGACATTGATAAAATAGTTAAAGGACTCCCAGAGCCTCCGCATGAGGTTATTATCATTGCTGGAAACGATGTGAGCGGGGCAACAAAAGAAAAGTGTAGAAAACATGCAGAAGCAAAGGGAGTTTCTGTCACTACGGTATGGTCCGGTTCTGAGTTTGAAGAACGTTTGAGGTTTCATGCTGCGTCTGTTCTGGAACGATTTTTCAAAGGGGAGACCCTTCCAGATGAATCTAAAGCCCTGCAGACCTCTGTACTGCAATTGGATCCATCAACTGAGCGTGAGGCTGGTGAGCTCGTCGCGCTTCTCTTTAAGAGGCCCGCTTTCAGCACCCCCATTTTCAGTGAAAGTTCGCTGCCAGCGTTTCATCAAGCAATTTCTGATACAATTGGAGCCCTTAATACCGGTATCTGGAGAGACAGAGAGGGGGCGATGATCTACCGAATACCTTCACGCCAATCGTTCCCAAGTACCAGCGTCCGAGAGTCCCTTGGTAATTGTGTGGATGCACTAAATTTACTTCGAATATCATTCGATGATGGTATCCGAACAGGTAAAATTCATCCATGCGGGTGTGATAAAGCTGACTGCCCAACTTTTATGATTGAACATAGATATTGTGAAATACTTGAACGCCATCGTGCTGAGGCACTTCAGTTCGCGAACAAGGCCTTTACTGAGCTCGGGGTGGATCAAGTATAA
- a CDS encoding pilus assembly FimT family protein — translation MSTEQQQPKRGRGKPLGTRKENPREIIMKVALTHDEDTEIREAAAVAGEKPSAFVRSAALARCRNTQGFFLLEAIITITLLGMVAAIGITHFSSPVDQGRQFAANIIATEASARAAQAGPNQELAEKLYGKPQAQAPAGTFPPLASVQPQRPQAPKQPSIFDAWTIGFMVIVVAIFGGAYCRSRRDQ, via the coding sequence ATGAGTACCGAACAGCAGCAACCTAAAAGAGGCCGTGGCAAGCCACTTGGCACCAGGAAAGAAAACCCGAGGGAGATTATTATGAAAGTTGCTTTAACCCACGACGAGGACACCGAAATTCGCGAAGCCGCAGCCGTGGCCGGCGAGAAACCCTCCGCATTTGTCCGTTCGGCCGCCCTGGCCCGTTGCCGGAATACCCAGGGATTTTTTCTCCTGGAGGCCATAATTACAATTACCCTCCTTGGTATGGTCGCAGCGATCGGCATCACCCACTTTTCGTCACCTGTTGACCAGGGCCGGCAGTTCGCCGCCAACATAATCGCCACCGAGGCCTCCGCCCGGGCAGCCCAGGCAGGACCCAACCAAGAACTCGCCGAAAAACTTTACGGCAAGCCCCAAGCTCAGGCCCCGGCCGGGACCTTTCCTCCCTTGGCATCGGTACAACCACAGAGGCCGCAGGCTCCCAAACAGCCATCAATTTTTGATGCGTGGACGATCGGATTTATGGTTATCGTGGTCGCGATTTTTGGCGGAGCTTACTGCAGATCGAGGAGGGATCAATAA
- a CDS encoding class I SAM-dependent DNA methyltransferase, giving the protein MAPLSWNEIRDRSVAFSREWANESSEDAEAKSFWDAFFYVFGIPRRRVASFETPVKKGDGSGGFIDLLWKGTLLVEHKSRGKNLDRAFKQAMDYFPGLKDRDLPKYILVSDFARFRLYNLETDKHYEFPLKDLYKHVRLFGFVAGYETHSFGKEDPVNIKAAEHLGKLHDQLKATGYEGHELELFLVRILFCLFAEDTSIFEKGSFSEYIDKRTAEDGSDLGMHLGQLFQIFNTPHDKRSKVLDEQIASFQYVNGKLFAEQLPLAGFDKAMRETLLDCCALDWSRISPAIFGSLFQSIMDTAARRALGAHYTTETNILKALRPLFLNDLWAEFERVKRDQKRLMEFHNKLASLRILDPACGCGNFLVIAYRELRLLEIEVLRELHKKKESGFLDVGDIVYIDVDQFYGIEYEEFPAQIAQVALWLTDHQMNMLVSEEFGQYFVRLPLKKAPNIVHGNALRLDWREIVKPEELSYIVGNPPFVGKKEQNKVQKAELAQIFHDVKGCGLLDYVSCWYRKAADYAKENQAISCAFVSTNSITQGEQVGVLWPGLFRAGIKLHFAHRTFQWSSEARGKAAVHCVIIGFGYTEASEMWLYEYETQKSEPTGRQVNNINAYLTDGPSVVLERRSRPISPVLAINKGSEATDFGFLIMSPEEKTDLLSTEPEIEPWMRLLVGGEELLNNTVRWCLWLTDISPSLLKTMPKVMERVANVKAKRLESGKERTREWADFPTLFSENRQPSTDYLAIPKVSSERRYYLPMAFLPHDYIASGSLLVIPGAGLYHFGVLSSIMHNAWTRSVCGRMKSDYQYSAGIVYNNFPWPDRITDKQQLEVEVAAQGVLEVRKRFSESSLADLYDPTTMPPDLVKAHHTLDRAVDAAYGVKGFASEAKRVAYLFELYQRLASPLESLSARKTARRKK; this is encoded by the coding sequence ATGGCCCCTTTATCCTGGAATGAAATACGCGATCGGTCCGTAGCCTTTTCTCGCGAATGGGCCAATGAATCAAGTGAGGACGCAGAAGCAAAAAGCTTCTGGGATGCTTTCTTTTATGTCTTCGGAATCCCCCGGCGACGGGTTGCCTCCTTTGAGACCCCGGTAAAGAAGGGAGATGGTTCCGGGGGCTTCATCGACCTGCTCTGGAAAGGGACCTTGCTTGTAGAGCACAAATCCCGAGGCAAGAACCTGGACCGGGCGTTCAAGCAGGCAATGGACTACTTCCCAGGCCTCAAGGACCGCGATTTACCGAAATACATTCTGGTCTCCGATTTTGCCCGCTTTCGTCTTTATAACCTTGAAACCGACAAACACTACGAATTTCCCCTCAAAGACCTCTACAAGCATGTCCGCCTCTTCGGCTTTGTTGCCGGCTATGAGACACATTCCTTTGGCAAGGAAGATCCGGTCAACATCAAGGCCGCCGAGCATTTGGGCAAGCTCCACGACCAACTGAAAGCAACCGGCTATGAGGGGCACGAGCTGGAACTATTCCTGGTTCGGATACTTTTCTGTCTTTTTGCCGAAGACACCTCAATTTTTGAGAAGGGATCTTTTAGCGAGTACATTGATAAGCGTACTGCGGAAGATGGATCTGACCTGGGTATGCACCTGGGGCAGCTCTTCCAAATATTCAACACTCCTCACGACAAACGTTCAAAGGTCTTGGACGAACAGATAGCTTCGTTTCAGTACGTCAACGGCAAGCTCTTTGCCGAACAACTCCCCCTGGCTGGCTTCGATAAGGCTATGCGCGAGACCTTGCTGGACTGCTGCGCCCTTGATTGGAGCAGAATCTCACCGGCGATCTTTGGATCCCTATTTCAGTCGATTATGGACACGGCTGCCCGCCGCGCTTTGGGAGCGCACTACACCACTGAGACCAATATTCTCAAGGCGCTTCGCCCTCTGTTCCTCAATGATCTTTGGGCTGAATTTGAGCGTGTGAAGCGAGACCAGAAACGGCTGATGGAGTTCCACAATAAGCTTGCTTCACTTCGGATTCTTGATCCTGCGTGTGGATGTGGGAACTTCCTCGTCATTGCATATCGTGAGCTTCGCTTGTTGGAAATTGAGGTTCTGCGCGAGCTGCACAAAAAGAAGGAATCTGGTTTCCTGGATGTTGGCGATATTGTCTATATTGATGTTGACCAGTTCTATGGTATCGAGTACGAGGAATTCCCGGCTCAAATTGCCCAGGTAGCCTTATGGCTGACAGACCACCAGATGAATATGTTGGTATCAGAGGAGTTTGGCCAGTATTTCGTTCGACTGCCGCTGAAGAAGGCGCCCAACATAGTGCATGGTAACGCCCTGCGACTGGACTGGCGGGAGATTGTCAAGCCGGAGGAGTTGTCGTACATCGTTGGAAATCCTCCATTTGTGGGAAAGAAGGAACAGAACAAGGTCCAAAAAGCCGAGCTTGCTCAGATATTCCATGACGTCAAAGGGTGTGGTCTCCTTGATTATGTGTCCTGCTGGTACCGCAAGGCGGCGGATTATGCAAAGGAAAACCAGGCAATCTCATGTGCGTTCGTCTCAACCAATTCAATTACACAGGGGGAGCAAGTTGGAGTTCTCTGGCCAGGGCTCTTTCGTGCAGGCATAAAACTGCACTTCGCACACCGGACATTCCAGTGGAGCAGTGAAGCCCGCGGTAAAGCCGCAGTTCATTGTGTCATAATCGGCTTCGGTTATACCGAGGCTTCCGAGATGTGGCTGTACGAATATGAGACGCAGAAATCGGAGCCTACAGGCCGTCAAGTCAACAACATCAACGCTTATCTTACCGACGGGCCTTCTGTTGTGCTTGAGAGGCGCTCGAGGCCAATTAGCCCGGTTTTGGCGATCAACAAGGGGAGCGAAGCTACTGATTTCGGTTTCCTTATTATGTCGCCTGAGGAAAAGACGGACCTATTATCAACAGAACCCGAGATTGAACCGTGGATGAGACTGTTGGTAGGTGGCGAAGAGCTGCTTAACAACACCGTCCGGTGGTGTCTCTGGCTCACAGATATATCGCCAAGCCTTCTGAAAACCATGCCAAAAGTTATGGAAAGGGTTGCCAATGTCAAAGCGAAACGGCTAGAGAGTGGGAAAGAGAGGACCCGGGAATGGGCAGACTTCCCGACGCTCTTCTCTGAAAATCGACAACCTTCCACAGATTATCTTGCAATTCCCAAGGTTTCATCAGAGCGGCGCTATTACCTGCCGATGGCGTTTTTACCTCATGACTATATCGCAAGCGGTAGTCTGTTGGTTATCCCTGGAGCCGGGCTTTATCACTTCGGAGTTCTCTCTTCAATAATGCACAACGCCTGGACAAGGTCAGTTTGCGGGCGGATGAAGAGTGACTATCAGTATTCCGCCGGGATCGTCTATAACAACTTCCCTTGGCCTGACAGGATTACCGATAAACAGCAATTAGAAGTGGAGGTAGCAGCGCAGGGGGTTCTTGAGGTGAGAAAGCGATTCTCCGAGTCGTCCCTTGCGGATCTCTATGATCCCACCACCATGCCCCCGGATCTGGTTAAAGCTCACCATACCCTCGATCGGGCGGTGGACGCAGCCTATGGTGTAAAAGGCTTCGCTTCTGAGGCCAAGAGAGTTGCCTATTTATTTGAGCTGTATCAGAGGTTGGCGTCGCCGTTGGAAAGCCTTTCCGCACGGAAGACCGCTCGAAGAAAAAAATAA
- a CDS encoding helix-turn-helix domain-containing protein has translation MDKKKRFKLLRVLNGYSQNDVGELLQVPRSSISIWEVGKHGPGTDAVIKLADILHVDPGYLTYGKPPISHAVWIPLVPTRSDHIKTLSKEITSLLPSFLNENLLQEVHVYQLSDLGAVFLLGANKKHLIIADRQLVDGFINGFKQTEIPINKKAKLDTTVDSFNGLMLATVFNLDSDQCRLLQNDLDIVMKQKKQLTVSVSKSQEDPRYNQVLTLLQDFWNESNETQKDALSHSLKPWLKGLKI, from the coding sequence ATGGATAAGAAAAAAAGGTTTAAATTGCTCAGAGTATTAAATGGTTATAGCCAAAATGATGTTGGGGAATTGCTGCAAGTACCGCGGTCCTCAATAAGCATATGGGAGGTCGGAAAACATGGCCCCGGGACAGATGCTGTTATAAAATTGGCTGATATTTTACACGTTGACCCTGGATATCTCACGTATGGGAAACCGCCTATCTCTCATGCCGTTTGGATACCATTGGTTCCAACTCGATCAGACCACATAAAGACTTTATCAAAAGAGATAACTTCCCTTCTTCCCAGTTTTTTGAATGAAAACTTACTCCAAGAAGTTCATGTTTATCAATTATCGGATCTTGGTGCCGTATTTTTGTTAGGTGCGAATAAGAAACACTTGATTATAGCTGACAGACAATTAGTTGATGGTTTTATAAATGGATTTAAGCAGACGGAAATACCAATCAATAAAAAAGCTAAATTAGATACAACTGTTGATTCATTTAATGGTCTAATGCTTGCCACTGTATTTAATTTAGATTCAGACCAGTGTCGCTTGCTACAAAATGACCTTGATATAGTTATGAAGCAAAAAAAACAGCTCACAGTATCTGTATCTAAAAGCCAAGAAGACCCGCGTTACAATCAAGTTTTAACGTTATTGCAGGATTTTTGGAATGAATCGAACGAAACTCAGAAAGACGCGTTATCCCACAGTCTCAAACCTTGGCTCAAGGGCCTTAAAATATGA
- a CDS encoding ParM/StbA family protein: protein MKQTFVVDLGFSSAKIMTDDDIKYRILSVYQHSAGRVLVGDDALNHPGGVAYLRTPQHLVEYYPAFVNSALDTVGVDATIPVDLAVGLPAQFWEDQQGAGGAIETLQRTLISDRVGSVTVLPQGLGGLKSIDLSQIHQGGLLLGIDIGHNTVIVTLFDPRRGAVVASKTLYKRGVCQMVENHLAPRITSFTSGLATTPVELAKIAELGFIQAGLDRHDLTPEINAAAEEYCKVLLDEIIEDMRGFVSIANPISQVAYFGGGAVHFANIGLNSDNRIPQLVLPDPVFANARGFLEFLRGSEAA from the coding sequence ATGAAACAAACATTTGTAGTCGATCTGGGGTTTTCGTCAGCGAAAATCATGACAGACGATGATATTAAATACCGTATCCTGAGCGTGTACCAGCATTCTGCCGGCCGCGTCCTGGTCGGTGATGACGCACTCAACCACCCCGGTGGTGTCGCATATCTCCGCACCCCCCAGCACCTCGTCGAATACTACCCCGCTTTCGTGAACTCGGCCTTGGACACTGTCGGGGTGGACGCCACGATCCCGGTTGATCTCGCAGTTGGCCTACCGGCTCAGTTTTGGGAGGACCAGCAAGGAGCAGGCGGGGCAATTGAGACTCTGCAGCGCACGCTTATTTCTGATCGTGTAGGCAGCGTGACGGTTCTGCCGCAGGGGCTGGGAGGTCTCAAATCGATCGACCTCAGCCAGATTCATCAGGGTGGACTGTTGCTCGGGATTGATATCGGTCACAACACAGTGATTGTCACCCTGTTTGACCCCCGCCGCGGCGCGGTCGTCGCCAGTAAAACTCTGTATAAACGTGGCGTCTGCCAAATGGTGGAAAATCACCTGGCGCCGCGAATCACTTCATTCACATCCGGCCTCGCCACAACCCCCGTCGAGCTCGCAAAAATTGCCGAACTGGGATTCATCCAGGCTGGCCTGGACCGCCACGATCTGACACCGGAAATCAACGCAGCCGCGGAGGAATACTGCAAAGTTCTCCTCGACGAGATCATTGAAGATATGAGGGGGTTTGTATCAATTGCCAATCCCATCAGTCAGGTCGCTTATTTCGGCGGCGGAGCGGTCCATTTTGCAAACATCGGTCTCAATTCTGACAACCGCATTCCCCAGCTTGTTCTGCCCGATCCAGTTTTCGCCAATGCCCGAGGTTTCCTTGAATTTCTGCGCGGCAGCGAGGCGGCTTAA
- a CDS encoding type IV secretion system DNA-binding domain-containing protein has protein sequence MKIQFPKINFPGTSYQGYEQKKHQAEMAIKMYLQIGMVCCPLQGFLFVILTQLLCINPTAPALVWRYPIALLSYLFRWDITFSVPVNGHIKHVGDIQILSTSLWKIYGNPCVLLSIAISLSAWILFPVALRYFAAATEKMKADEHIRGAKLITEEELKKKDDGSGILPLASFHIPYMYEIRHILITGQTGAGKSAPIQRMIVAVQEACRRQIIHDIKGEFTEKNYRPGKDLILNPLDARGLGWTILNEVKTMIDLSAITGSLIPASQGDDRFWSAASQDVARGVFAYNFTNNKRLNSDLWKSFTSPINDIADMCKATPLGQAGYAYIQDASSKQAASVIAVLMSYISWLEWATDGPFSLQDWAKNSTDQSVFVTTVEEVATTLKPYLSLFIDLAGKRLLSLPDSKDPARITYFVIDEIGNLQKLPTIKKFLTFGRGKNISTIIGVQESAGLESIYGDKDSRTMINNCSSALIMQMRDSVTTRYFSDMLGDEEYWQSNTTYSISQDDSRGGENHSRQKATRKIVMPSEITGLEIGEGYFSFPGGITAKIKIPWTAENNRPKRNEGFILRDGLDFGSVHSRAEEVETEAQMIIKSPTPEELRHQVEATELDRRKIEAQVEAEIENNLLDGFML, from the coding sequence ATGAAAATTCAGTTCCCAAAAATCAATTTCCCAGGCACTTCTTATCAGGGGTATGAGCAAAAAAAACATCAAGCCGAAATGGCTATTAAAATGTACCTTCAAATCGGCATGGTGTGCTGCCCTTTGCAGGGGTTTTTGTTCGTTATCCTCACACAGTTATTATGCATAAACCCCACCGCTCCTGCACTTGTCTGGAGATACCCAATTGCACTTTTGTCATATTTGTTCCGCTGGGATATTACTTTTTCCGTACCGGTTAATGGACATATTAAACATGTCGGGGATATCCAGATTCTTTCTACTTCCCTCTGGAAAATTTATGGTAATCCCTGCGTGTTGTTATCCATAGCAATCTCTTTATCAGCTTGGATTCTTTTTCCGGTAGCACTGCGGTATTTTGCGGCGGCCACTGAGAAAATGAAAGCTGATGAACATATACGGGGAGCAAAGCTTATCACGGAAGAAGAATTAAAAAAGAAAGACGACGGCTCCGGGATTCTCCCTTTGGCGTCATTCCACATCCCCTATATGTATGAAATCCGACATATTTTAATAACCGGCCAGACCGGTGCTGGTAAATCGGCGCCAATTCAGCGAATGATTGTAGCTGTCCAAGAGGCATGCCGGCGACAAATTATTCATGATATTAAGGGGGAGTTTACTGAAAAAAATTACAGACCAGGGAAGGATCTTATCTTGAACCCGCTGGACGCCCGCGGACTCGGATGGACGATTCTTAACGAAGTTAAGACAATGATTGATCTATCAGCAATTACGGGGTCGTTGATACCCGCTTCCCAGGGAGATGATAGATTTTGGTCCGCCGCTTCTCAGGATGTTGCCAGGGGAGTTTTTGCATACAATTTTACCAACAACAAGCGACTCAACAGCGACTTATGGAAATCGTTTACCTCACCCATTAACGATATCGCCGATATGTGCAAGGCCACACCATTAGGACAGGCCGGTTATGCCTATATTCAAGACGCCTCCAGTAAGCAAGCGGCCTCGGTTATCGCCGTCCTTATGTCATATATCAGTTGGCTGGAGTGGGCGACAGACGGGCCATTCTCATTGCAGGATTGGGCGAAAAATTCGACAGATCAATCCGTCTTTGTCACGACCGTTGAAGAGGTCGCGACGACGCTTAAACCCTATTTATCATTGTTCATCGACTTGGCCGGCAAGCGTCTTTTATCATTACCCGACAGTAAAGACCCGGCACGGATTACTTATTTCGTTATTGATGAAATTGGGAATCTCCAAAAACTCCCCACGATTAAGAAATTTTTGACTTTCGGACGCGGCAAAAACATCTCCACAATTATTGGCGTACAAGAATCTGCAGGGCTTGAAAGTATCTACGGTGACAAGGACTCACGCACGATGATTAATAACTGTTCCTCGGCGCTGATAATGCAAATGCGCGATTCAGTGACTACTAGATATTTTTCAGATATGTTGGGCGACGAAGAATATTGGCAGAGTAATACGACGTACAGTATTTCCCAAGACGATAGTAGGGGCGGTGAAAACCATAGTAGGCAGAAAGCAACTCGAAAAATTGTAATGCCTTCTGAAATTACGGGGCTTGAAATTGGAGAGGGATATTTTTCATTCCCAGGTGGGATCACGGCAAAAATAAAAATACCATGGACGGCAGAGAATAATCGGCCAAAACGGAATGAAGGTTTTATACTCCGTGACGGACTTGATTTTGGTTCGGTCCATTCTAGGGCAGAGGAGGTTGAAACCGAAGCACAGATGATTATAAAGTCTCCTACCCCGGAAGAATTACGGCACCAAGTTGAAGCCACCGAACTCGACCGCCGGAAGATCGAAGCACAGGTGGAGGCGGAGATCGAAAACAACCTGCTTGACGGATTTATGCTCTGA
- a CDS encoding integration host factor subunit alpha → MTKADIAKRIQDKLRVTTKEALELFESVIELMKETLDSGETLKIAGFGSFVVKQKNPRRGRNPQTGESIMLNGRRVVTFKSSVLLRKAVNGISDGEGV, encoded by the coding sequence ATGACAAAAGCGGACATTGCAAAACGGATCCAGGATAAACTTAGGGTAACCACCAAGGAAGCGCTGGAACTCTTTGAGAGTGTCATTGAGTTGATGAAAGAAACCCTTGATTCCGGTGAAACCCTCAAAATCGCCGGCTTCGGCAGTTTCGTCGTCAAGCAGAAGAACCCCCGCCGCGGTCGCAATCCGCAAACGGGGGAATCGATTATGCTGAACGGCCGGCGGGTCGTGACGTTCAAATCAAGCGTGCTGCTGAGGAAGGCTGTTAACGGGATATCGGACGGGGAGGGAGTATAG
- a CDS encoding helix-turn-helix domain-containing protein, which yields MTKRGLNEKEAAEYLGMAVNSLRQARCQTSRDEGKRLSPPFCKINRKIVYLRDDLDRFLEEHRVA from the coding sequence ATGACCAAACGTGGATTAAACGAAAAAGAAGCAGCGGAATATCTTGGAATGGCTGTAAACTCGCTCCGACAGGCTCGCTGCCAAACATCTAGGGATGAAGGCAAGCGACTATCTCCGCCATTTTGCAAGATCAATAGGAAAATTGTTTACTTGCGCGATGACTTAGACCGATTTCTTGAAGAGCATCGGGTGGCATAG
- a CDS encoding helix-turn-helix domain-containing protein: protein MSAEWGRRLRVLRILAGFSQEIIAKNVGTSLSTYTQWETKGRQPRGTDLLERLTGNIGVRLEVLNGRPFSQTDIVLWIPYDQEKSDLMGQTDLLLMDVLPGLLGSGSSIIKLELGTTALYSINQRILIMPTASMVGSIQAALEKCGVIETVGSLAMPGTSKPSYNYLEKALQLDLITPDAAKILHSRLSAHLIRILPQEYDYISVAGWSLAEQFPGLEPGDVKRFAKSFADFIYNADDVGGCDYDYNETVTGLANELVTAYNSKIK from the coding sequence ATGAGTGCTGAATGGGGGAGGAGACTTCGTGTCCTGCGGATCCTTGCCGGGTTTTCGCAGGAGATAATCGCAAAAAACGTTGGGACGTCTCTGAGCACATATACGCAATGGGAGACAAAAGGCCGTCAACCCCGCGGCACCGACCTGCTTGAACGCCTAACCGGGAATATAGGAGTCCGACTTGAGGTTTTAAACGGACGGCCATTTAGCCAAACTGATATAGTCCTCTGGATCCCCTATGATCAGGAAAAGTCCGACCTCATGGGGCAGACTGATCTGCTACTCATGGATGTGCTGCCTGGCTTACTTGGGAGTGGGTCATCAATAATAAAACTTGAGCTGGGTACTACAGCGCTTTATTCGATCAATCAACGGATACTGATTATGCCTACAGCCTCGATGGTAGGTTCTATTCAGGCTGCTTTGGAAAAATGTGGGGTAATTGAGACGGTAGGGTCCCTGGCGATGCCCGGTACGTCTAAGCCCAGCTATAATTATCTTGAAAAGGCATTACAACTCGATCTAATTACCCCAGATGCAGCTAAAATACTCCATTCACGGCTTTCTGCACATCTCATCAGGATACTCCCACAAGAGTACGATTATATTTCTGTGGCCGGTTGGAGCCTCGCTGAGCAGTTTCCAGGTTTGGAGCCTGGGGATGTTAAGCGCTTTGCAAAAAGCTTCGCCGATTTTATTTACAATGCGGACGATGTGGGGGGGTGTGACTACGACTACAATGAGACAGTGACCGGCCTAGCCAACGAATTGGTCACGGCCTATAATTCAAAAATTAAATAA